The Acidobacteriota bacterium genome window below encodes:
- a CDS encoding ABC transporter substrate-binding protein: MKRISTLSVILAVITAIGCGGERGADGDGSQPLVIAFDSSPTNLDARIGNDQNSGRIFDLAYAGLVKLAPDGTYLPDVAESWEIADRRIEFKIRPGLKFHDGSDLTAADVKYTYDTVMDPEFPGSKGPGYAVVDTVEAPDESTIVFNLDSINAGIFDNLTLGIVPEGSQPDDLATQPVGAGPYQVTSFRRDDRVELEAFDQFWGDQPRIENLIVRVIPDATTRSLEMQTGSIDFAINTIPFDRVPAFQESDEFKVIAEPGAQYQYLAFNLRTPQLAKVEVRRAIAHAIDRERIIRDLLQGFGKATETLFPEGHWAHAGNLPTYAFDPARAKQLLDQAGYPDPDGDGPQTRFNLVYKTSTDPEARRQAEMIQQMLAQVGIGIEIQSNEFGTFFEDVQAGKYDMFSLRRAGVNDPDFYTYMFASDNFPPEGQNRGYYANSRVDQLLNEGRSTWDQAERTEIYKEVQRILAEELPYVSLYHRYNVAIMKSDLEGFQMYPSGFILSVPEMHW, encoded by the coding sequence GTGAAACGCATATCAACTCTTTCCGTCATTCTCGCCGTCATCACAGCCATCGGGTGCGGAGGAGAAAGAGGGGCGGACGGCGACGGCTCCCAGCCGCTCGTCATCGCCTTCGACAGCAGCCCGACGAACCTCGATGCCCGGATCGGCAACGACCAGAATTCCGGGAGGATCTTCGACCTCGCCTACGCGGGCCTCGTCAAACTCGCCCCCGACGGCACGTATCTTCCCGACGTCGCGGAGAGCTGGGAGATCGCGGATCGCCGAATCGAGTTCAAGATCCGGCCCGGTCTGAAGTTCCACGACGGCTCCGATCTCACCGCAGCCGATGTGAAATACACCTACGACACGGTGATGGATCCGGAGTTTCCCGGCTCGAAGGGCCCGGGATACGCCGTGGTCGATACGGTCGAGGCTCCCGATGAGAGCACGATCGTATTCAATCTCGACTCGATCAATGCCGGCATCTTCGACAACCTCACCCTCGGAATCGTTCCCGAAGGATCGCAGCCCGACGATCTGGCAACTCAGCCGGTCGGGGCGGGGCCGTACCAGGTGACGAGCTTCCGCCGGGACGACCGGGTGGAGCTCGAGGCGTTCGATCAGTTCTGGGGTGACCAGCCCCGCATCGAGAATCTGATCGTCCGCGTCATCCCCGACGCGACGACCCGTTCACTCGAGATGCAGACCGGATCGATCGACTTCGCAATCAACACGATCCCATTCGACCGGGTACCGGCGTTTCAGGAGAGCGACGAATTCAAAGTGATCGCGGAGCCGGGCGCTCAGTACCAGTACCTCGCCTTCAACCTCCGAACACCTCAGCTGGCAAAGGTGGAGGTGCGACGCGCCATCGCCCACGCGATCGACCGTGAGCGCATCATCCGCGATCTCCTTCAGGGATTCGGCAAGGCGACCGAAACGCTCTTCCCCGAGGGGCATTGGGCTCACGCAGGCAATCTTCCGACATACGCCTTCGATCCCGCGAGAGCGAAGCAGCTGCTCGACCAGGCGGGCTATCCGGATCCGGATGGAGACGGTCCGCAGACCCGATTCAACCTGGTCTACAAGACCTCGACCGACCCCGAAGCGCGCAGACAGGCCGAAATGATTCAGCAGATGCTCGCGCAGGTCGGCATCGGTATCGAGATTCAGTCCAACGAGTTCGGTACCTTCTTCGAGGACGTTCAGGCGGGCAAGTACGACATGTTCTCCCTCCGTCGCGCGGGAGTGAACGACCCCGATTTCTATACCTACATGTTCGCCTCCGACAACTTCCCTCCGGAAGGACAGAACCGCGGTTACTACGCGAACTCGCGCGTCGATCAACTCCTGAACGAAGGGCGGTCGACCTGGGATCAGGCGGAGAGGACCGAGATTTACAAGGAAGTTCAGCGGATCCTCGCCGAGGAGCTCCCCTACGTCTCGCTCTACCACCGGTACAACGTCGCGATCATGAAGTCGGATCTCGAGGGCTTCCAGATGTATCCTTCGGGCTTCATCCTCTCGGTACCCGAAATGCACTGGTAA
- the era gene encoding GTPase Era, with protein MSETRKSGIVSIVGRPNAGKSTLMNHLLGQKVSIVSDKPQTTRNRIVGILTDERGQIVFLDTPGIHRPLHRMNVRMMDHVVSTFADSDILVVIVDASERYGKGDQFVLEMVARTREPAIRYLLLNKIDLVRKDRLLPEMQRYSESGHFSEIIPISAATGDGTDVVLDSLFRDLPEGEPRYSEELVTTHPERFLVSELIREQVLAHTRDELPYSTAIRIDQWNEGEGLLRIYASIVVERQGQKGIVVGKGGQMIREIGTQARQEIEKLLGTRLYLDLHVKVEKDWRENESLLNELV; from the coding sequence ATGAGTGAAACCAGGAAATCGGGAATCGTCTCGATCGTCGGCCGTCCCAACGCCGGAAAATCGACGCTGATGAACCACCTTCTCGGGCAGAAGGTCTCGATCGTCTCCGACAAGCCGCAGACGACCCGCAACCGTATCGTCGGCATCCTCACCGATGAGCGCGGCCAGATCGTCTTTCTCGATACTCCCGGGATTCACCGTCCGCTCCACCGGATGAACGTTCGGATGATGGACCACGTCGTCTCGACCTTCGCCGATTCCGACATTCTGGTCGTGATCGTCGACGCCTCGGAGCGCTACGGCAAGGGGGACCAGTTCGTCCTCGAGATGGTCGCCCGGACCCGGGAGCCGGCGATCCGCTATCTCCTGCTCAACAAGATCGATCTCGTCCGCAAAGACCGCCTCCTTCCCGAGATGCAGCGCTACTCGGAGAGCGGCCACTTTTCGGAAATCATCCCGATATCCGCCGCGACGGGCGACGGCACGGACGTCGTTCTCGATTCGCTCTTCCGCGATCTTCCCGAGGGGGAGCCGCGGTACTCGGAAGAGCTCGTGACGACTCATCCGGAACGGTTTCTGGTTTCGGAGCTGATTCGCGAGCAGGTCCTCGCGCATACGCGGGACGAGCTCCCATACAGCACCGCGATCCGAATCGATCAGTGGAACGAGGGAGAGGGACTGCTTCGCATTTACGCATCGATCGTCGTGGAGCGGCAGGGGCAGAAGGGGATCGTCGTCGGGAAGGGCGGACAGATGATTCGCGAAATAGGAACCCAGGCACGTCAGGAGATCGAGAAGCTTCTCGGCACCCGGCTTTACCTCGATCTGCACGTCAAGGTCGAGAAGGACTGGCGGGAGAATGAAAGCCTTCTCAACGAGCTCGTCTGA
- a CDS encoding mechanosensitive ion channel family protein, whose translation MAWLDTPFWGNTVGDYLIAAALLAAVLAVVAVFREVARPRLAVEGVDARNVSHLLRDVVARTRLSLVLLVALFFVARSLVLPGIAWSFIRGAAIVAALLQAGLWVSAGVDNSIRRYRERNIDSDAASVTTITAVAFMGKFALWLVLLLVALDNFGVEITALVAGLGIGGIAVALALQNVLGDLFASLSIVVDKPFVIGDFIVIGEFAGSVEKIGLKTTRLRSIGGEQIIMSNADMLNSRIRNYKRMAERRVVYTFGLAHETSADKLEQVPKILREIIEGLEKARFDRAHLKGYGDASFLFEAVFWVTLPDFNIYMDVQQELSLKLVRKLSAEGIEFARPVRRLFSEDSEHDASRTFDRR comes from the coding sequence GTGGCCTGGCTCGACACTCCCTTCTGGGGCAACACTGTCGGTGATTATCTGATCGCCGCGGCGCTGCTGGCGGCGGTACTCGCCGTCGTCGCAGTTTTCCGAGAGGTCGCACGCCCGAGACTCGCCGTGGAGGGAGTGGACGCGAGAAATGTGAGTCATCTCCTCCGCGACGTCGTAGCACGAACACGACTCTCGCTCGTTCTTCTGGTCGCGCTGTTTTTCGTTGCGAGATCGCTCGTTCTCCCGGGAATCGCATGGTCGTTCATACGAGGGGCGGCAATCGTCGCAGCGCTGCTCCAGGCAGGGCTCTGGGTCTCGGCCGGTGTCGACAATTCAATTCGCCGCTACAGAGAGAGGAACATCGACTCCGATGCGGCGTCGGTCACGACGATCACGGCGGTCGCTTTCATGGGGAAGTTCGCCCTCTGGCTCGTGCTGCTCCTCGTCGCGCTCGACAACTTCGGCGTCGAGATCACGGCTCTGGTGGCGGGACTCGGTATCGGGGGCATCGCCGTTGCTCTCGCGCTGCAGAACGTCCTCGGTGATCTTTTCGCATCGCTCTCGATCGTGGTCGACAAGCCTTTTGTCATCGGCGACTTCATCGTGATCGGGGAGTTCGCCGGGAGCGTCGAGAAGATCGGGCTGAAGACCACGCGCCTCCGCTCGATCGGCGGCGAACAGATCATCATGTCGAACGCCGACATGCTCAACAGCCGGATCCGCAACTACAAGCGGATGGCGGAACGAAGAGTGGTCTACACGTTCGGTCTGGCTCACGAGACATCGGCCGACAAGCTGGAGCAGGTGCCGAAGATTCTCCGCGAGATCATCGAAGGGCTTGAGAAAGCTCGTTTCGACCGCGCCCATCTGAAGGGCTACGGCGACGCCTCGTTCCTCTTCGAAGCGGTGTTCTGGGTGACGCTGCCCGACTTCAACATCTATATGGACGTGCAGCAGGAGCTCAGCCTGAAGCTGGTCCGGAAGTTGTCCGCGGAGGGGATCGAATTCGCCCGGCCGGTCCGGCGCCTCTTCAGCGAAGATTCGGAACACGATGCATCGCGGACTTTCGATCGACGATAA
- a CDS encoding DsbA family protein, whose amino-acid sequence MRRISCLLLILSIPGWGVAAQSPSDESLDFVSQFLPSCAGSPQIEIQPFTTGIPRGMTARVVNLEGANHDHSCAGLWLEVIRGDLGYVGQPWVLTGLDGSVAEKIRRFAWQRMNETVNASVTGKPDSHGFIPVTVSLTTEYGRIPLEGVVDSEGQIFYPGGFIPLGTDVRKHRMAMLAPLLENTPRRTGGSSGVELVEFSDFQCPSCRYAAEWLDPLLEEYGDRITYRRVDFPLMKAHPWAFPAALYGRAIHRQDPSRFWLFKQEVFGNQDKLSIFTLEDFALSFIEEQGLDAERFRRDIASQELRDELLRAIAVGMVAEVNGTPTYWVNGKPVAVGEHGSHLKKVLDLELETAARP is encoded by the coding sequence ATGAGACGAATTTCGTGCCTTCTGCTGATCCTCTCGATTCCCGGATGGGGCGTCGCCGCGCAAAGCCCCTCCGATGAGTCCCTCGACTTCGTCAGCCAGTTTCTCCCCTCGTGCGCAGGATCTCCGCAGATCGAGATCCAGCCGTTCACGACAGGGATCCCTCGCGGGATGACGGCGCGGGTCGTCAATCTCGAAGGCGCGAATCACGACCACTCGTGCGCCGGGCTGTGGCTGGAAGTCATTCGCGGCGATCTCGGCTACGTCGGCCAGCCATGGGTCCTGACCGGGCTCGATGGCTCGGTCGCGGAGAAGATCCGCAGGTTCGCATGGCAGCGGATGAACGAGACCGTCAACGCCTCCGTGACCGGCAAACCCGACAGCCACGGCTTCATCCCGGTCACCGTCTCACTCACCACCGAGTACGGCCGGATTCCACTCGAAGGAGTCGTCGATTCCGAGGGCCAGATCTTCTATCCGGGTGGCTTCATTCCGCTCGGCACCGATGTCCGGAAACACCGGATGGCGATGCTCGCTCCCCTTCTGGAGAACACTCCCCGCCGAACGGGAGGGTCGAGCGGAGTCGAGCTCGTCGAGTTCTCCGACTTCCAGTGCCCGTCGTGCCGGTACGCTGCCGAGTGGCTCGACCCCCTGCTCGAGGAGTATGGCGACCGGATCACCTACCGTCGAGTCGACTTCCCCCTGATGAAGGCGCATCCCTGGGCGTTCCCGGCGGCTCTCTACGGCCGCGCGATTCATCGTCAGGACCCGTCCAGGTTCTGGCTGTTCAAGCAAGAAGTCTTCGGGAATCAGGACAAGCTCAGCATCTTCACGCTCGAGGATTTCGCCCTCAGCTTCATCGAGGAGCAGGGTCTCGACGCCGAACGCTTCCGGCGCGACATCGCATCGCAGGAGCTTCGCGATGAGTTGCTCCGCGCAATCGCAGTCGGAATGGTTGCGGAAGTCAACGGCACGCCGACCTACTGGGTGAACGGAAAGCCGGTCGCCGTGGGCGAGCATGGATCGCATCTGAAAAAGGTGCTCGATCTAGAGCTCGAAACAGCCGCCCGTCCCTGA
- a CDS encoding DUF5009 domain-containing protein has protein sequence MLVVNNPGSWSHVYAPLRHAAWHGWTFTDLIFPLFLFIVGITTHLSLSVRKERGFSDRAVALMILKRGGLIILLGLLLASFPFFAWFDIPGSPNPSFIERVEYRFAHMRFPGVLQRIGVAYIAAALLSLRGSVRLQVGITAALLIGYWLAMTVLPVPGTGRLGHELLNEPEMVLSAWIDRKVFGPHLWAQSKTWDPEGLLSTLPAIGTVLLGCLAGRIIRSENPVESRLNRLFVLGSGLACAGLVWNWAFPINKNLWTSSYALFTAGIAAIALASTIWIVDVRRSRWWTLPFVAFGVNPLLAFVGSGLVARLIASLIRVPWEGTTVPLQVVIHQALFASWLPPKPASLAFAITFVLVWLAILIPLHRRRWIWRV, from the coding sequence ATGCTCGTCGTGAACAATCCCGGAAGCTGGAGCCACGTCTATGCACCGCTCCGCCACGCCGCATGGCACGGCTGGACCTTCACCGATCTGATCTTCCCCTTGTTTCTCTTCATCGTCGGGATCACGACCCATTTGTCGCTCAGCGTGAGGAAGGAGCGGGGATTTTCGGATCGCGCCGTCGCCCTGATGATCCTGAAGCGCGGCGGTCTGATCATTCTCCTCGGTCTCCTTCTCGCTTCGTTCCCCTTCTTCGCGTGGTTCGACATCCCGGGCTCCCCGAACCCGTCATTCATCGAACGGGTCGAGTATCGATTCGCCCACATGAGATTTCCGGGCGTTCTGCAGCGGATCGGCGTGGCATACATCGCCGCCGCGCTTCTGTCGCTGCGAGGATCCGTCCGGCTCCAGGTCGGAATCACCGCTGCGCTCCTCATCGGCTACTGGCTGGCGATGACGGTTCTTCCCGTCCCGGGCACGGGGAGGCTCGGTCATGAGCTGCTGAACGAGCCGGAGATGGTTCTTTCGGCATGGATCGACCGGAAAGTTTTCGGCCCGCACCTGTGGGCTCAATCGAAGACATGGGATCCGGAAGGGCTGCTCTCGACTCTGCCGGCGATCGGCACGGTGCTTCTGGGATGTCTCGCCGGACGGATCATCCGGAGCGAAAACCCCGTCGAGAGCCGTCTGAACCGGCTTTTCGTCCTCGGTTCAGGTCTGGCGTGCGCCGGACTCGTCTGGAACTGGGCCTTTCCGATCAACAAGAACCTCTGGACCAGCTCCTATGCGCTCTTCACCGCGGGCATCGCGGCGATTGCGCTCGCCAGCACGATCTGGATCGTCGACGTCCGGCGCAGTCGATGGTGGACGCTTCCTTTCGTCGCGTTCGGAGTGAATCCGCTGCTGGCGTTCGTCGGCTCGGGGCTCGTTGCGAGGCTGATCGCGTCACTGATCCGGGTGCCGTGGGAAGGCACGACCGTGCCTCTGCAGGTAGTCATTCATCAGGCGCTGTTCGCCTCCTGGCTTCCGCCGAAGCCGGCCTCGCTCGCCTTCGCCATCACCTTCGTCCTGGTCTGGCTCGCGATTCTGATTCCGCTCCATCGGCGTCGCTGGATCTGGCGGGTCTGA
- a CDS encoding DHH family phosphoesterase, with protein MTDPMQEKLDELLALPLDEGPLLILTHDNPDPDSIASAVAMSVLLREARGIESKVAYSGIIGRAENRALAAELDLDIAPLGDYDLSKFGHFAIVDAQPGTGNNAVTAEHTIDIVVDHHFLREATAQARFADVREHIGASASILTHYMRLAGVEIDSDLATALLYGIRSETQDLGREVSPEDRSAYEFLMPKFDPEKMARIARPALERRYYQQLAKALNSLMIGPEEVICPMGEVTDPDFVPEMADLMVRMEGMTWSFAYGTFENRMYVSIRANDHDANAGDVMMSVLSGIGKGGGHGMRAGGNVELSELKLTRGELEAELKHRFLAAIDAQSVVLRPLRSSETRKVDEEE; from the coding sequence ATGACCGATCCGATGCAGGAGAAGCTCGACGAGCTGCTGGCACTTCCGCTCGACGAGGGACCGCTTCTGATCCTGACTCACGACAACCCTGATCCCGACTCGATCGCGAGCGCAGTTGCGATGTCGGTTCTCCTCAGGGAAGCGAGAGGGATCGAATCGAAAGTTGCGTACAGCGGAATCATCGGCAGGGCGGAGAACCGCGCGCTTGCCGCGGAGCTCGACCTCGACATTGCCCCGCTCGGCGATTACGACCTGAGTAAATTCGGTCACTTCGCCATCGTCGACGCCCAGCCCGGTACCGGCAACAACGCCGTCACCGCCGAGCACACGATCGACATCGTCGTCGACCACCACTTCCTCCGCGAAGCCACCGCGCAGGCGAGATTCGCCGACGTGCGCGAGCACATCGGCGCATCCGCGAGCATCCTGACGCATTACATGCGACTCGCGGGAGTCGAGATCGACTCGGACCTGGCGACCGCGCTCCTCTACGGAATCCGCTCAGAAACTCAGGACCTCGGGCGCGAGGTCTCGCCGGAAGACCGCTCCGCCTACGAGTTTCTGATGCCGAAGTTCGATCCGGAGAAGATGGCGCGGATCGCACGGCCGGCGCTGGAACGACGCTACTATCAGCAGCTCGCAAAGGCGCTGAACTCGCTCATGATCGGCCCGGAGGAAGTGATCTGTCCGATGGGAGAAGTGACCGATCCCGACTTCGTTCCCGAAATGGCGGACCTGATGGTTCGGATGGAAGGAATGACGTGGTCCTTTGCCTACGGCACATTCGAGAATCGGATGTACGTCTCGATCCGGGCGAATGATCACGATGCGAACGCCGGCGATGTGATGATGTCGGTCCTCTCCGGAATCGGAAAGGGCGGCGGGCACGGAATGCGCGCGGGTGGCAACGTCGAGCTCTCGGAGCTCAAGCTGACCCGCGGCGAGCTCGAGGCCGAGCTGAAACACCGTTTTCTTGCAGCGATCGACGCTCAGAGCGTCGTACTCCGCCCGCTTCGCTCTTCGGAGACCCGCAAGGTCGACGAGGAGGAGTAG
- a CDS encoding hemolysin family protein encodes MGSSLSLLQASVLATLCALVYLAFDGGRYFLHHVSRVRLRQWSGEDPSFDSGSRWFQYNKQHFSLVTGVVAQFALIVGLYTTFRAFASVTELFAATVLASAVWLVLVLGWKFVLAATTEERAEMALRALIPLSHALYLLLFPLLYPLRILLQFLGRKRDAEEEEEDEVTDEEVQAFIDVGEEEGILEGGERRLVQSIVEFGDTLVKEVMTPRVDVAALPVGSDFSELVDKFVETKYSRLAIYDGDMDHVLGFVHIKDAFDALARGDRPAIETLTRPAWFVSETKGVAELLRELQVEGQQIAIAVDEFGGTAGLVTIEDLLEEIVGEISDEHEDGEEASWVEVDEGVWLVNGLVRIDALEEILGARLEKPDDDFETVAGLVFKEAGRVPLPGATVNRGGFRFEVDRADRKRIYRVRVSLDDRTALRTSASEA; translated from the coding sequence ATGGGATCTTCGCTGTCCCTGCTCCAGGCCTCCGTTCTGGCGACGCTTTGCGCGCTGGTCTACCTGGCGTTCGACGGAGGGCGATACTTCCTCCATCACGTCAGCAGGGTCCGCCTTCGGCAATGGAGCGGTGAGGACCCCTCGTTCGACAGCGGCTCGCGCTGGTTTCAGTACAACAAGCAGCACTTTTCCCTCGTCACCGGAGTGGTTGCGCAGTTTGCGCTGATCGTCGGCCTCTACACCACTTTCCGGGCGTTCGCCAGTGTGACCGAGCTGTTCGCGGCGACTGTCCTCGCTTCGGCGGTATGGCTGGTGCTTGTTCTGGGCTGGAAGTTCGTTCTCGCAGCGACCACCGAGGAGCGGGCCGAAATGGCTCTCAGAGCGCTGATTCCGCTCTCGCACGCCCTGTACCTCCTTCTCTTTCCGCTCCTCTATCCGCTCAGGATCCTTCTCCAGTTCCTCGGAAGGAAACGAGATGCGGAAGAGGAGGAAGAGGACGAAGTCACCGATGAGGAGGTTCAGGCGTTCATCGACGTCGGCGAGGAAGAGGGGATACTCGAAGGAGGGGAACGCCGGCTGGTGCAGTCGATCGTCGAGTTCGGCGACACCCTCGTCAAGGAAGTGATGACTCCTCGTGTTGACGTGGCCGCTCTTCCGGTCGGCTCGGACTTCTCCGAGCTCGTCGACAAATTCGTCGAGACCAAGTACTCGCGGCTCGCCATCTATGACGGGGACATGGATCACGTCCTCGGATTCGTCCACATCAAGGACGCGTTCGACGCCCTCGCGCGCGGTGACAGGCCGGCGATCGAGACTCTGACGCGGCCTGCATGGTTCGTTTCCGAGACCAAAGGAGTCGCCGAGCTCCTCCGTGAACTGCAGGTGGAAGGGCAGCAGATTGCCATCGCCGTCGATGAGTTCGGAGGAACGGCCGGGCTGGTCACGATCGAGGACCTTCTCGAGGAGATCGTCGGCGAGATCTCCGATGAGCACGAGGACGGCGAGGAGGCGAGCTGGGTGGAAGTCGACGAGGGCGTCTGGCTGGTCAACGGCCTGGTCCGGATCGACGCGCTCGAGGAGATTCTCGGTGCCCGGCTCGAGAAGCCCGACGACGACTTCGAGACCGTGGCGGGTCTGGTGTTCAAGGAAGCCGGGCGCGTACCGTTGCCCGGCGCGACCGTCAATCGGGGAGGCTTCAGGTTCGAGGTCGATCGCGCCGACCGGAAGCGGATCTACCGAGTCCGGGTCTCCCTCGACGATCGGACCGCTCTCCGGACCTCCGCCTCGGAGGCTTGA